A window of Mucilaginibacter sp. PAMC 26640 contains these coding sequences:
- a CDS encoding permease has translation MEIAGYVAAILIGLSLGIIGGGGSILTVPILVYFFGIDPVLATTYSLFVVGLTSSAGALSYYQKGNVSFKIALLFGLPSLVSILIMRKWVLPAIPIHLFAIGSFELTKPELLMLTFAGLMVAAAVTMIWNDNGNIALKPQLHHAKLVMQSIIVGVVTGFVGVGGGFLIIPSLILFAGLPMKKAVGTSLMVMTISSLLAVLGDLSRHVPVNYSFILLFSAFAITGIILGSYFTKYINDAKLKPAFGWFVLIMGGFVLVTTLIK, from the coding sequence ATGGAAATAGCAGGATATGTGGCAGCAATATTAATTGGTTTATCATTAGGTATAATCGGAGGAGGAGGGTCCATTTTAACCGTACCTATTTTGGTATATTTTTTCGGAATCGATCCCGTATTAGCAACTACCTATTCGCTTTTTGTAGTTGGCTTGACAAGTTCTGCAGGTGCCTTGAGCTATTATCAAAAAGGCAATGTCAGTTTTAAAATTGCGCTACTGTTTGGTTTACCGTCCCTGGTTTCCATACTTATCATGCGTAAGTGGGTGTTGCCCGCCATCCCAATCCATCTATTTGCTATCGGTTCATTTGAACTGACTAAGCCGGAATTATTAATGCTGACATTTGCCGGGTTGATGGTAGCGGCCGCGGTTACAATGATCTGGAATGATAATGGAAATATAGCACTGAAGCCGCAGCTACATCATGCTAAATTGGTTATGCAAAGTATTATTGTTGGCGTAGTTACTGGTTTTGTAGGTGTTGGTGGCGGGTTTCTAATCATTCCATCATTGATTTTATTCGCTGGTCTGCCAATGAAGAAGGCAGTGGGAACTTCCCTGATGGTTATGACCATTAGCTCCCTGCTTGCTGTATTGGGTGATCTAAGCAGGCATGTGCCGGTCAATTATAGCTTTATTTTACTTTTTTCTGCTTTCGCTATAACCGGTATTATCTTAGGAAGTTACTTTACAAAATATATTAACGACGCTAAATTAAAACCCGCTTTTGGATGGTTCGTGCTAATCATGGGGGGATTCGTGTTAGTCACAACTTTAATCAAGTAA
- a CDS encoding histidine kinase — translation MSKRILVIDDDEDILEILNIIFREEGYDVVLSNTGEAAGRINVIQPDIVLLDVRLIGSDKSGADICKEIKSQLATRHLPVMLVSGESDLAFLAKDCGADAYVAKPFDIFDLLSRVKEFIS, via the coding sequence ATGTCTAAAAGGATTTTGGTAATCGATGATGATGAAGACATCCTTGAGATTTTAAATATTATTTTCCGGGAAGAGGGATATGATGTGGTTCTTTCCAATACTGGCGAAGCTGCCGGGCGGATCAACGTAATACAGCCTGATATTGTACTGTTGGATGTGCGACTTATTGGCTCCGACAAAAGTGGTGCTGATATCTGCAAAGAAATTAAGTCGCAATTAGCTACACGGCATTTGCCGGTAATGCTTGTTTCCGGCGAGTCGGATTTAGCCTTTTTAGCTAAAGATTGTGGTGCGGATGCTTACGTTGCTAAACCATTTGATATATTCGATCTGCTTTCCCGAGTAAAAGAATTCATATCTTAG
- a CDS encoding transporter — MYNDLAHLTLFITTMKSIRFMIVGVLFGIILVKSEVISWFRIQEMFRLQSFHMYGIIGSAIVVGMISIFLIKRFHLKTINNEPITIPEKTFHWGNVYGGLIFGLGWAITGACPGPLFAEIGSGFLVILITLLSAIAGTWIYGLLRKQLPH; from the coding sequence ATTTATAATGACCTGGCTCATCTTACCTTATTTATTACAACTATGAAAAGCATACGGTTTATGATTGTGGGTGTGTTGTTCGGTATCATACTGGTAAAATCCGAAGTGATCTCCTGGTTTCGCATACAGGAAATGTTCCGCTTGCAGTCGTTTCATATGTACGGCATCATTGGAAGCGCTATTGTTGTTGGTATGATTTCTATTTTCCTTATCAAACGCTTCCACTTGAAGACGATAAATAACGAGCCAATTACCATCCCCGAAAAGACCTTTCATTGGGGCAATGTTTATGGAGGCTTGATCTTTGGGTTAGGTTGGGCAATAACAGGGGCCTGTCCCGGCCCGCTGTTTGCAGAAATAGGAAGCGGCTTTTTGGTGATACTGATCACGCTGTTGAGTGCAATAGCCGGGACATGGATCTATGGCCTGTTACGCAAACAACTACCTCATTAA
- a CDS encoding Crp/Fnr family transcriptional regulator, with amino-acid sequence MGIFGAVLEEQLINNSQRKKLSAGTVLMQSNSYIRAIPVVLSGSMRVIRQDEDGREILLYYIQPGESCIMSFLAGIHEDTSKVKLVVEEDSEVLMLPVATASGWIKIYPEWADFIFKLYHRRFEELLDVINAVAFQKLDERIVTLLKRKASVYGSNEFSITHQQLAEELGTTREVVSRLLKQMEKQQLITLLRNKIILNIPV; translated from the coding sequence GTGGGAATTTTTGGAGCAGTATTAGAGGAACAGCTGATTAACAACAGCCAGAGGAAAAAATTGTCTGCAGGGACTGTGCTGATGCAATCTAATAGTTACATCCGCGCTATCCCTGTTGTTTTATCCGGCAGCATGCGGGTGATCCGCCAGGACGAAGACGGCCGTGAGATATTACTTTATTATATCCAACCTGGTGAAAGCTGTATCATGTCTTTTTTAGCGGGTATTCATGAAGATACCAGCAAGGTTAAATTGGTGGTTGAAGAAGATTCGGAAGTGCTGATGCTACCGGTTGCAACAGCCAGCGGGTGGATTAAAATTTACCCGGAGTGGGCGGATTTCATTTTTAAATTATATCACCGGCGTTTTGAGGAGCTATTAGATGTAATTAATGCGGTAGCTTTTCAGAAACTGGATGAACGGATAGTCACCTTGTTGAAAAGAAAAGCAAGCGTTTACGGCTCTAATGAATTTAGTATCACGCATCAGCAGCTGGCAGAGGAATTAGGCACCACGCGGGAGGTGGTTTCCCGTTTGCTTAAGCAAATGGAAAAACAGCAGCTGATAACCCTCCTCCGGAATAAAATAATTTTAAATATCCCTGTGTAA
- a CDS encoding short-chain dehydrogenase/reductase, producing MENKQNPVWFITGCSTGFGRELAKMILEKGWNAVVTARKPEQVQDLLKGYESTSLLLTLDVTDKAQIAKAVAATQAKFGKIDVLVNNAGYGYFTSIEEGEEDKIRAQFETNFFGLVNMTQAVLPGMRKNKSGHIINFSSIGGLRAFTATGYYHATKFAVEGLSESLSQEVAPLGIKVILVEPGPFRTDWAGRSTSRTETQLDDYKETVGKRMNVSLEGSGKQAGDPIRGCQAIIDAVASDKPQLRLLLGEMAYNLAMEKLDILKSNFESLKEQTIGADFPESDR from the coding sequence ATGGAAAACAAACAAAATCCGGTTTGGTTCATCACCGGCTGTTCAACAGGTTTTGGCCGCGAACTGGCAAAAATGATTTTAGAAAAAGGCTGGAACGCTGTTGTTACAGCCAGGAAACCGGAACAGGTTCAAGACCTGTTAAAAGGATATGAAAGCACTTCCTTGCTCTTAACGCTTGATGTAACAGATAAAGCTCAGATAGCCAAAGCTGTAGCTGCCACTCAAGCAAAGTTTGGCAAAATAGATGTGTTGGTAAATAATGCGGGCTATGGCTACTTTACCAGTATTGAAGAGGGCGAGGAAGATAAAATAAGGGCGCAGTTTGAAACTAACTTTTTTGGATTGGTGAACATGACCCAGGCGGTATTACCGGGCATGCGCAAAAATAAAAGCGGGCATATTATCAACTTTTCATCCATCGGCGGCCTAAGGGCCTTTACCGCTACGGGTTATTATCATGCTACAAAGTTTGCTGTAGAGGGTTTATCAGAATCGCTATCGCAAGAAGTAGCGCCATTGGGAATAAAGGTAATTTTAGTAGAGCCGGGGCCTTTCCGTACCGACTGGGCGGGCCGGTCCACCTCGCGCACAGAAACACAATTGGATGATTATAAAGAAACAGTTGGCAAACGCATGAATGTAAGCCTTGAAGGCAGCGGGAAACAAGCCGGCGACCCTATACGCGGATGCCAGGCTATAATTGATGCCGTAGCCTCAGATAAACCTCAGTTGCGATTACTTTTAGGGGAAATGGCTTACAACCTGGCCATGGAAAAGCTCGACATTTTAAAGTCTAATTTCGAATCGCTAAAAGAGCAAACTATAGGCGCGGATTTTCCGGAATCAGACCGGTGA
- a CDS encoding sulfurtransferase, with protein MKIEQFEDKALSHYSYAILSECENEVMLVDPSRNIAPYMAFAEQNNAKIIGIIETHPHADFISGHLELHQLTGATIYCSALLGANYPHLSVDEGSVLQLGGIKLKILNTPGHSPDSISIVLEHEGKDKAVFTGDTLFIGDCGRPDLRETAGNLTAKREDLAALMYHSLRDKLMLLDNDVLVYPAHGAGTLCGKALSDANCSTMQTEKVNNWSLQEMKKGRFITELLRDQPFIPKYFPYDVAVNKQGAYNLAEVIANVNRLKPDRLDKGSLIVDTRQQSIYKAGHQSGSVNLQAGGKFETWLGSIVSPGEVFYLVADNEVMLETMIARTTKIGYESFIKAAYVVKQGDEMMDELKVNEFTENLSAYTIVDVRNAAEIKDKPLFDVSIKIPLQELRERLQEIPLDKPIVVHCAGGYRSAAGSSIVQSAIGDRTKVYDLGEAVLTLL; from the coding sequence ATGAAAATTGAACAATTTGAGGATAAAGCATTATCGCACTATTCTTACGCTATATTAAGTGAATGCGAAAATGAAGTAATGCTGGTTGACCCGTCCAGAAATATAGCACCCTACATGGCTTTTGCCGAACAGAACAATGCAAAAATTATCGGTATTATTGAAACGCACCCCCACGCTGATTTTATCAGCGGGCATTTGGAATTACACCAATTGACTGGTGCAACTATCTACTGCTCCGCATTGTTAGGTGCAAATTACCCGCATCTTTCAGTTGACGAAGGTAGTGTGCTCCAATTAGGAGGCATCAAACTAAAAATTTTAAATACACCTGGCCATTCGCCAGATAGTATCAGTATTGTATTGGAGCACGAAGGTAAAGATAAGGCCGTTTTTACAGGAGACACACTTTTTATTGGTGATTGTGGTCGTCCGGACCTGCGGGAGACCGCCGGTAATTTAACTGCAAAACGAGAAGATCTGGCTGCACTGATGTATCATTCCCTAAGGGATAAATTGATGTTATTGGACAATGATGTGTTGGTTTACCCCGCCCACGGCGCAGGAACGCTTTGCGGAAAGGCCCTAAGTGACGCAAACTGCAGTACCATGCAGACTGAAAAAGTAAATAACTGGTCTTTACAGGAGATGAAGAAAGGCCGCTTTATCACTGAACTGTTAAGAGACCAGCCTTTTATTCCCAAATATTTTCCATATGATGTTGCTGTAAACAAGCAGGGCGCATATAATTTGGCCGAAGTTATTGCGAATGTAAACCGACTAAAACCAGATCGGCTTGATAAAGGTAGTTTAATAGTCGACACCCGACAACAGTCGATATACAAAGCCGGTCACCAGTCTGGTTCGGTTAATTTGCAAGCAGGCGGCAAATTTGAGACGTGGCTGGGCAGCATCGTTTCTCCGGGCGAAGTTTTTTACCTGGTTGCCGATAATGAAGTAATGCTGGAGACGATGATCGCCCGCACTACTAAAATTGGATATGAAAGTTTTATTAAAGCTGCATATGTTGTAAAGCAGGGTGATGAAATGATGGATGAGTTAAAAGTAAATGAATTTACAGAGAACTTATCAGCTTATACCATTGTTGACGTACGGAATGCCGCTGAAATAAAAGATAAACCGCTGTTTGACGTCTCAATAAAAATTCCGCTTCAGGAACTAAGGGAGCGTCTGCAGGAAATACCTCTTGACAAACCAATCGTGGTTCATTGCGCGGGAGGGTACCGTAGTGCAGCGGGCAGCAGTATCGTGCAAAGTGCAATCGGCGACCGGACAAAAGTTTATGATCTTGGCGAGGCAGTTTTAACATTGTTATAG